One Trichoplusia ni isolate ovarian cell line Hi5 chromosome 6, tn1, whole genome shotgun sequence DNA segment encodes these proteins:
- the LOC113494942 gene encoding endocuticle structural glycoprotein SgAbd-2-like: protein MKLLVVICAVLSLSTALPQRRLSLKPEQPEADDQQPAEQNYNNYQQQAPEFRQPPPQQEYRQAKQIDDFRPKVQLETTTFIPIIRFDKEQGTDGSYKTAYETGNNIQASEQGFLRAVGEDQNALVQQGSYSYTAPDGQVITVEYTADEFGFRVKGDHIPTPPPVSPEIQKGLDLIYAGIKANAERDALEAKNNPEAAARQQEDRAALDYKGTYYQQ, encoded by the exons atgaaactgCTG GTCGTGATTTGTGCTGTGCTGTCCCTCTCGACAGCTCTGCCTCAGCGGAGACTATCGTTGAAGCCTGAGCAGCCAGAAGCGGACGACCAGCAGCCCGCGGAACAGAACTACAACAACTACCAGCAACAAGCACCTGAGTTCAGACAGCCCCCTCCCCAGCAGGAGTACAGACAGGCCAAGCAGATCGATGACTTCAGACCCAAGGTTCAGCTGGAAACCACCACTTTCATCCCCATCATCCGTTTCGACAAGGAACAGGGTACCGACGGCAGCTACAAGACAGC TTATGAGACCGGCAACAACATCCAAGCCTCCGAACAAGGTTTCTTAAGGGCTGTCGGCGAGGACCAGAACGCTTTGGTGCAACAAGGTTCCTACTCCTACACCGCTCCCGACGGCCAGGTCATCACTGTTGAATACACCGCCGACGAGTTCGGATTCAGGGTCAAGGGCGACCACATCCCCACTCCTCCTCCCGTCTCCCCCGAAATCCAGAAAGGTCTTGACCTCATTTACGCTGGAATTAAAGCTAACGCG GAACGCGATGCCCTCGAAGCCAAGAACAACCCTGAAGCTGCCGCCAGACAACAGGAAGACAGAGCAGCGCTAGACTACAAAGGTACCTACTACCAGCAATAA
- the LOC113494945 gene encoding endocuticle structural glycoprotein ABD-4-like isoform X2 has translation MISLIFVLLAAVAYTTVEAQSTAPIPIIRYESEGPNVDGSYKWLYETGNEINAEESGYVKNFGQGEGKEIQTAEGKFSYKAPDGTLIALTYIADENGFQPQGDHLPTPPPIPEAIQKALDYLKTLPPSNEGASSNIKPQYQAAPFKARPRF, from the exons ATG ATCTCCTTAATCTTCGTTCTCCTTGCAGCAGTGGCATACACGACAGTAGAAGCGCAGTCTACTGCCCCTATTCCCATCATACGCTACGAATCTGAAGGGCCCAACGTTGATGGATCATACAAATGGCT TTACGAAACGGGTAATGAGATCAACGCTGAGGAGTCTGGTTACGTGAAAAACTTCGGCCAAGGCGAAGGCAAGGAGATACAGACTGCGGAAGGCAAGTTCAGTTACAAAGCTCCCGACGGCACGCTCATCGCACTCACGTACATCGCCGACGAGAACGGATTCCAACCTCAG GGAGACCATTTGCCGACGCCGCCGCCCATCCCAGAGGCTATTCAGAAGGCGCTGGACTACTTGAAGACTCTCCCTCCCAGCAACGAAGGAGCTTCGTCAAACATCAAGCCACAATACCAAGCAGCACCCTTTAAAGCAAGACCAAGGTTCTAA
- the LOC113494945 gene encoding endocuticle structural glycoprotein ABD-4-like isoform X1 produces MLNIFFLLQISLIFVLLAAVAYTTVEAQSTAPIPIIRYESEGPNVDGSYKWLYETGNEINAEESGYVKNFGQGEGKEIQTAEGKFSYKAPDGTLIALTYIADENGFQPQGDHLPTPPPIPEAIQKALDYLKTLPPSNEGASSNIKPQYQAAPFKARPRF; encoded by the exons ATGTTAAACATATTCTTTTTATTGCAGATCTCCTTAATCTTCGTTCTCCTTGCAGCAGTGGCATACACGACAGTAGAAGCGCAGTCTACTGCCCCTATTCCCATCATACGCTACGAATCTGAAGGGCCCAACGTTGATGGATCATACAAATGGCT TTACGAAACGGGTAATGAGATCAACGCTGAGGAGTCTGGTTACGTGAAAAACTTCGGCCAAGGCGAAGGCAAGGAGATACAGACTGCGGAAGGCAAGTTCAGTTACAAAGCTCCCGACGGCACGCTCATCGCACTCACGTACATCGCCGACGAGAACGGATTCCAACCTCAG GGAGACCATTTGCCGACGCCGCCGCCCATCCCAGAGGCTATTCAGAAGGCGCTGGACTACTTGAAGACTCTCCCTCCCAGCAACGAAGGAGCTTCGTCAAACATCAAGCCACAATACCAAGCAGCACCCTTTAAAGCAAGACCAAGGTTCTAA